Proteins encoded within one genomic window of Deltaproteobacteria bacterium:
- a CDS encoding pimeloyl-CoA dehydrogenase large subunit, with product MDLSFTREHIAFRDEVRAWIQQAMPPAIRAKAAVGASFDMDEVMQWHRILYEKGWVAPHWPKEYGGTGWDATRRFLFREELEMSGAPNLSPFGLSMVGPLLIQFGSDAQKARFLPKILSGEEVWCQGYSEPNAGSDLASLQCRADDDGAGHFVVNGQKTWTTYAQYADWIFCLVRTDSSGKKQEGISFLLIDMKSPGVEVRPMLTIAGTPAFCETFFDNVVVPKENLVGPLHGGWTLAKALLGHERTLIAAVGDSRRMIRKVKRIAARTMAGGRRLLDDPGYRARIARLEVKLRGLQMANYRALAGAQLGRAPGPESSILKIRGSEILQEAYVLAMEVMGHNSLSWFNEPGVVSDEEQPVAPGFNYARATTIYGGTNEIQRNVIAKLILGLPTR from the coding sequence ATGGACCTGTCGTTCACACGAGAACACATCGCGTTCCGCGACGAGGTGCGCGCGTGGATTCAGCAGGCGATGCCGCCGGCGATTCGCGCCAAGGCGGCCGTCGGCGCGAGCTTCGACATGGACGAGGTCATGCAGTGGCACCGCATCCTCTACGAAAAGGGCTGGGTCGCGCCGCATTGGCCGAAGGAGTACGGCGGCACCGGATGGGATGCGACGCGGCGGTTTCTGTTTCGCGAAGAACTCGAGATGTCCGGGGCGCCGAACCTGAGCCCGTTCGGCCTGTCGATGGTCGGCCCGCTGCTCATCCAGTTCGGCAGCGACGCGCAAAAGGCGCGGTTTCTGCCGAAGATCCTGTCGGGGGAGGAGGTCTGGTGTCAGGGGTACTCGGAGCCGAACGCCGGCAGCGACCTGGCGTCGCTGCAGTGTCGCGCCGACGACGACGGCGCCGGCCACTTCGTCGTCAACGGACAGAAGACGTGGACTACCTACGCGCAGTACGCCGACTGGATCTTCTGCCTAGTGCGCACCGACTCGTCGGGCAAGAAGCAAGAGGGGATCAGCTTTCTGCTCATCGACATGAAGTCGCCGGGCGTCGAGGTGCGGCCGATGCTCACCATCGCCGGCACGCCCGCGTTTTGCGAGACGTTCTTCGACAACGTGGTGGTGCCGAAGGAGAACCTGGTCGGGCCGCTGCACGGCGGCTGGACCCTGGCGAAGGCGCTGCTCGGCCATGAGCGCACGCTGATCGCGGCGGTCGGCGATTCGCGCCGCATGATCCGCAAGGTCAAGCGGATCGCGGCGCGCACGATGGCGGGCGGGCGCCGGTTGCTCGACGACCCCGGCTACCGCGCGCGCATCGCGCGGCTGGAGGTCAAACTGCGCGGCCTGCAGATGGCGAACTACCGGGCGCTGGCGGGGGCGCAGCTCGGCCGCGCGCCCGGGCCGGAGTCGTCCATCCTCAAGATCCGCGGCTCGGAGATCCTGCAGGAGGCCTACGTGCTGGCGATGGAGGTGATGGGCCACAACTCGCTGTCGTGGTTCAACGAGCCGGGGGTCGTATCCGACGAGGAGCAGCCCGTTGCGCCCGGATTCAACTACGCGCGGGCGACGACGATCTACGGCGGAACCAACGAGATCCAGAGAAACGTGATCGCCAAACTGATTTTGGGGCTGCCCACGCGATAG
- a CDS encoding histidine phosphatase family protein — protein MRVGNEQPSPADVLGVLAHELTRGRVPHGQADAVARRSSRLAQPADQCTAVVPSVSVETLVFLVRHGITDWHAHRKVLGHRDIPLNDEGRRQAEAIADALAAVPIADVVSSPLVRAVQTAEAIGRRCGIQVARDPRLIDLRVGRWEGVSYDDVDASPEYQRFLANPESETIPGGENLADVRTRAVGALEQALEDSPSGDGIVVVTHAGIIRVLLTHYLGAPPSNYHRVRVAPGSVSVLAFADDRQPPRVLAVNWLGDLRAVL, from the coding sequence GTGCGCGTCGGGAATGAACAGCCCTCCCCGGCTGATGTTCTCGGCGTACTCGCGCACGAACTCACTCGCGGCCGCGTACCGCACGGCCAGGCCGACGCGGTGGCGCGCAGATCGTCTCGACTCGCCCAACCTGCCGATCAGTGTACCGCCGTGGTACCGTCGGTGTCCGTGGAGACGCTGGTGTTTTTGGTCCGTCACGGGATCACCGACTGGCACGCACACCGCAAGGTCCTCGGCCATCGCGACATCCCGCTCAACGACGAAGGCCGTCGCCAGGCCGAGGCGATCGCCGACGCGCTGGCCGCCGTGCCGATCGCGGACGTCGTGTCGAGCCCGCTGGTCCGCGCGGTCCAGACTGCCGAGGCGATTGGCCGCCGCTGCGGCATCCAGGTCGCGCGCGATCCGCGCCTCATCGACTTGCGCGTCGGCCGATGGGAAGGCGTGTCCTACGACGACGTCGACGCGAGCCCCGAGTACCAGCGGTTTCTCGCCAATCCGGAGTCCGAGACGATTCCCGGCGGCGAGAATCTCGCCGACGTGCGCACGCGCGCGGTCGGCGCGCTCGAACAGGCGCTGGAGGACAGCCCGTCGGGCGACGGCATCGTCGTCGTCACCCACGCCGGCATCATCCGCGTGCTGCTCACGCACTACCTCGGAGCGCCGCCGTCGAACTACCATCGAGTGCGGGTCGCGCCCGGTTCGGTGTCCGTGCTGGCGTTCGCCGACGATCGCCAGCCGCCGCGCGTGCTGGCGGTCAACTGGCTCGGCGACCTGCGCGCCGTGCTGTGA
- a CDS encoding DsbA family protein, which translates to MTRRAFALAAVAALAATPARARPRRPGAAAVVVHAPRGAVPSLGPRHAPVTIEFFCNFAGERQSITLYWLLKQLHARHPRRARIEFHIVGNRYSEAAYEAFDQGAFFAFADAAFSQRARPRPDDIDRWAEAAGMNVDALHRALDRGTHRARADAARARQRRRGNTGRRLAFNGVLAARAITVLEELEDAYDAAYADARALLDDGVPVAAVFDELVRRADAARPPPLGLPGNVDPTAAVDPPPVEPPQLLARALALDRVPTRGPVDAPAVLAVFCSLQSGNCRELLRRIDRVRALYPDAVRVALWPLFDDEVHPDARRAFETALCAGDQGKFWAFVDQLFAVFRPSQLGDADLEAHAEAAGVAIDALRRCVQDGRHAGDVDRALRDAHAAGVVYSPTLVAGRRVYVGMRHPDELAAIVADALRPGVLERAGWLRRGVLDALSNRAPPPAGGAAN; encoded by the coding sequence GTGACGCGCCGCGCTTTCGCACTCGCCGCCGTCGCCGCGCTGGCCGCAACGCCGGCGCGCGCGCGACCGCGCCGCCCGGGCGCCGCCGCGGTCGTGGTCCACGCGCCCCGCGGCGCCGTGCCGTCGCTCGGGCCGCGTCACGCGCCGGTCACGATCGAGTTCTTCTGCAACTTCGCCGGCGAGCGCCAGAGCATCACGCTCTATTGGTTGCTCAAACAACTTCACGCGCGCCACCCGCGGCGTGCGCGCATCGAGTTTCACATCGTCGGAAACCGCTACAGCGAGGCGGCGTACGAGGCGTTCGACCAAGGCGCGTTCTTTGCATTCGCCGACGCCGCGTTCTCCCAGCGCGCGCGCCCGCGACCTGACGACATCGATCGGTGGGCCGAGGCGGCGGGCATGAACGTCGACGCGCTCCATCGCGCCCTCGATCGCGGCACACACCGCGCCCGAGCCGACGCCGCGCGCGCGCGGCAGCGACGCCGCGGCAACACCGGGCGGCGCCTCGCGTTCAACGGCGTGTTGGCCGCCCGCGCCATTACGGTCCTCGAGGAGCTCGAGGACGCCTACGACGCCGCGTACGCCGACGCGCGCGCGCTGCTCGACGACGGCGTTCCGGTCGCCGCCGTGTTCGACGAACTCGTGCGGCGCGCCGACGCCGCGCGGCCGCCGCCGCTCGGCCTGCCCGGCAACGTCGACCCGACCGCGGCCGTGGACCCGCCGCCGGTCGAGCCGCCGCAGTTGCTCGCGCGCGCGCTCGCGCTCGACCGCGTGCCGACCCGCGGCCCGGTCGATGCGCCGGCGGTGCTCGCGGTGTTTTGCAGCCTCCAGTCGGGCAACTGCCGCGAGCTGTTGCGCCGCATCGATCGCGTTCGCGCCCTGTATCCCGACGCGGTGCGCGTCGCGCTGTGGCCGCTGTTCGACGACGAGGTCCATCCCGATGCGCGCCGCGCCTTCGAGACGGCGCTGTGCGCGGGCGACCAGGGAAAGTTCTGGGCGTTCGTCGATCAGCTGTTCGCGGTGTTCCGCCCCAGCCAGCTCGGCGACGCCGACCTCGAGGCCCACGCCGAGGCCGCCGGCGTCGCCATCGACGCGCTGCGCCGATGCGTGCAGGACGGCCGCCATGCCGGCGACGTCGACCGGGCGCTGCGCGACGCGCACGCGGCGGGCGTCGTGTATTCCCCGACACTCGTCGCCGGCCGGCGCGTGTACGTCGGCATGCGCCATCCGGACGAGCTGGCCGCGATCGTGGCCGACGCGTTGCGCCCGGGGGTGCTCGAACGGGCCGGCTGGCTGCGCCGCGGCGTGCTCGACGCGCTGTCGAACCGGGCGCCGCCCCCGGCCGGCGGCGCGGCGAACTGA
- a CDS encoding prolipoprotein diacylglyceryl transferase: MSAVSAVIPLLPIKPQYFGFLNTFGILVAIGVLVAAHLIRNFADREGLDEDVIQSAIVWAVSVGFVTSHVFDVLFYQPGAIQRDPLILLKFWQGISSVGGMIGGTLGFLWCIRRINKRDGTHHSALRYADAMAVGVVPGWIFGRLGCTLVHDHPGKQSDFVLAMVFPDGVARHDLGFYEFLWLLVIGAVVWALVRWRNRPTGVIVATAPLMYGPVRFFFDFLRVDRAHGGDTRYFGLTPAHYVSVAITIVGVALMVYAVKRRGTTSAGAGTAADAEGGRAAGGGGRAKAPARKARRRNR, translated from the coding sequence GTGAGCGCCGTGTCCGCCGTCATTCCGCTTCTGCCGATCAAGCCGCAGTACTTCGGCTTCCTCAACACGTTCGGCATTCTCGTCGCGATCGGAGTGCTGGTCGCGGCACACCTCATCCGCAACTTTGCCGACCGGGAGGGGCTCGACGAGGATGTCATCCAGTCGGCGATCGTGTGGGCCGTGTCCGTCGGCTTCGTCACGTCGCACGTGTTCGACGTCCTGTTCTACCAACCCGGCGCGATCCAGCGCGATCCGCTGATCCTGCTCAAGTTCTGGCAGGGGATCTCGTCGGTGGGCGGGATGATCGGCGGTACGCTCGGGTTTCTGTGGTGCATTCGCCGCATCAACAAGCGAGACGGTACGCACCACTCGGCGCTGCGCTACGCGGATGCGATGGCGGTCGGGGTCGTGCCCGGCTGGATCTTCGGCCGGCTCGGCTGCACGCTCGTGCACGACCACCCGGGCAAGCAGAGCGACTTTGTTCTCGCGATGGTGTTCCCGGACGGCGTCGCGCGCCACGACCTCGGGTTTTACGAGTTCTTGTGGTTGCTCGTGATCGGCGCGGTCGTCTGGGCGCTCGTGCGGTGGAGGAATCGGCCGACGGGGGTCATCGTCGCGACCGCGCCGCTGATGTACGGGCCGGTGCGGTTCTTCTTCGACTTTCTCCGAGTCGACAGGGCACACGGCGGTGACACGCGGTACTTCGGCCTCACACCGGCGCACTACGTATCGGTCGCGATCACGATCGTCGGCGTGGCGCTCATGGTGTACGCGGTCAAGCGGCGCGGCACGACGTCCGCTGGCGCTGGGACGGCGGCCGACGCGGAGGGGGGGCGCGCGGCCGGCGGGGGCGGCCGCGCCAAGGCGCCGGCTCGCAAGGCGCGGCGGCGCAACCGGTAG